ACCGGCTCGGGCTGGAGGCGGAGGTCGACTTCGGCCCGCACCCTGGCCACTACCGGCTCGACCGCCGGCTCGACCCGGAGACCCGGGTCAGCCTCGTCATCCCGACCATCGGGAAGGGCGGACTGGTCTGGGGCGTGCACATGATCTACGTGCTCGAGGCCGTGCGTACGGTGATCGAGCGCACCCAGCACGACAACCTCGAGATCGTGGTGGTCTACGACCCGCCGACCCCGGAGCCGGTGCTGGACGAGCTGCGCAGGATCGCCGGGGACAAGCTGGTCCTGGTCCCCTTCACCGAGCCGTTCAACTACAGCCGGAAGATGAACCTCGGGGTGCTGCACGCGACCGGCGACCACCTGGTCCTGCTCAACGACGACGTCTCCGTGCGATCGGACCGGTGGCTCGAGGACCTGGTCGGTCCGCTGTCGGAGCCCGACGTCGGGATGACCGGCGCCAAGCTCTTCTTCAGCAGCGGGACCATCCAGCACGCCGGGCACGCCTACCACGGCGGGCACTACGTCCACCCCTACCTGGGTGCGGCCGGGGAGTCACCGGGGCGCTTCGGTGACCTGGTGATCAACCGGGAGGCCAGTGGCGTGACCGCGGCCTGCGCGGCGATGCGTCGCGACACCTACCTGGCGGTCGGGGGCTTCACCGAGACCCTGCCGCTCAACTTCAACGACGTCGACCTCTGCTACAAGGTCCGGCACCACGGTCAACGGATCGTCTGGGTCGCATCCAGCGAGCTCTTCCACTTCGAGTCGCGGACCCGCCAGCGGGTGGTCGAGCCCTGGGAGAAGACCACGGCGGTCGCTCGCTGGGGCAAGCCCGTCAACGACGTCTACCTGCCCGGGCTGCCCGCCTACGTCCACTAGCCCATGTCGGCGCGGGCCGGGACCGCAGGCAGGGCCCGGGACGCAGCAGAGGCCGGCCAAACGGCCGGCCCCTGCGTCGGATCCTGGTGGAGCGTGGGTCGAGGGTCAGTCGAGCGCGTCCTTGTGCCGGACGATGTTGCCCAGCACGCCGTTGACGAAGCTCGGCGAGTCGTCGGTCGACAGGTCGCGCACCAGGGCCATCGCCTCGCTCACCGCGACCGCGTCCGGCACGTCGTCGACGAAGAGCACCTCGTAGACCCCGAGCCGCAGGACGTTGCGGTCCACGGCCGGCATCCGCTCCAGCGTCCACCCCTCGGCGTACCGGCGCAGCACCTCGTCGATCCGCTCGCGGTTCTCCCAGACCCCGTGGACCAGCACCGAGGTGTAGTCGTTCGTGGGTCCCTCGCCCTGCTCGACGGCGCGCTCGAGCGCGGCCACCGGGGACTCCGAGCGCATCTCGGAGGCGTACAGGACGTCCAGCGCCCGCTTGCGTGCCTTGCTGCGTGCCGACATCAGAGGTGTCCTCGTGCTCCGGACCGCGATCAGCTCTTGACCCGGCCGAGGTAGGACGAGTCGCGGGTGTCGACCTTGACCTTCTCCCCGGAGGTGATGAACAGCGGCACCTGGATGACGTGGCCGGTCTCCAGGGTGGCCGGCTTGGTGCCACCGGTCGAGCGGTCGCCCTGCAGACCCGGCTCGGTCTCGGCGATCAGCAGCTCGACCGAGGCCGGCAGCTCGATGTAGAGGACGCGGCCGTCGTTGGTGGCCACGATGGCGTCCTGGTTCTCCAGCATGAAGTTCTTGGCGTCGCCGACGACCTCCGGCGGGACCTCGAGCTGCTCGTAGGACTGGGTGTCCATGAAGACGTAGGAGGTGCCGTCGTTGTAGAGGTACTGCATGGTGCGCTTGTCGACGTTCGCGGTCTCCACCTTGGTGCCCGCGTTGAAGGTCTTGTCGACGCTCTTGCCGGACTCGACGTTCTTCAGCTTGGTCCGCACGAACGCCGGGCCCTTGCCGGGCTTGACGTGCTGGAACTCCACCACGGACCAGAGCTGTCCGTCGATGTTGAGGACCATGCCGTTCTTGAGGTCGTTCGTCGTTGCCATGCGCGAGTGCCAGCCTTTGTCGTGGGAGAAGGGACAGCCGGTGAGTCTATCGCCCGACCACCGCCGTCGGGAAAAGTGCCCGGCGGTGACGACAGAGGCCCGCGCGGCCCTCTCGTCGCTCAGGCGTGCGCTGCGAGCCAGGCGAGGGCGTCCCGGTACCCCTCGACCCCACGACCGGCCACCGTGGCGGCCGCGTGCGGCTCCACGAACGAGGTGTGCCGGAACGCCTCGGGCCGGCTCTTCGGGTCGGAGATGTGCACCTCGACCAGCGGCGCCTCGAGCTGCGCGCAGGCGTCGTAGAGCGCCAGCGAGTAGTGCGTCCACGCCGCGGCGTTGAGCACCACGGGGACGCGGTCGTCGGCGGCCTGGTTGAGCCAGTCCAGCAGCTCGCCCTCGTGGTTGGTCTGCCGCACCTCGACCGCCAGACCCAGCTCCGCACCCCAGGAGCGGCAGAGGTCGGCGAGCTCGGCGTGGGTGGTCGTGCCGTAGATCTCCGGCTGCCGGCGTCCCAGCCGGCCCAGGTTGGGGCCGTTGAGCACGAGCACCTGCCGCGGCACCCCCGGCTGGGTCACGAGGCGGTTCCCGTCATCAGCTCGTACGCCGCCCGGAGGTGCTCCTCCTCGGGACCGGCCAGCACCCGGGGACGCGCCACGTCCTCCAGCACCACCAGGCGCAGCTGGGAGCCGCGCGACTTCTTGTCCACCGCCATCGCGGCCCGCAGCTCCTCGAACCCGGCGCCGGACCAGGTGACCGGAAGGCCCACGCGGGTCAGGACCTCGCGGTGCCGGTCGACCACGGCGGCAGGCAGGATCCCGGCCAGCCGGGCCACCTCGGCGACGAAGACGGAGCCGATCGCCACCGCCTCGCCGTGCCGCACGGAGTACTGCGAGGCGCGCTCGATCGCGTGCGCCATCGTGTGGCCGTAGTTGAGCACCTCGCGCCCCGGGTGTCCCCCGCTGCCGCCGGTCTCGCGCAGGTCGTCGACGACCACGTCGATCTTGACCCGGATGGCGCGCTCGACGAGCTCGCGCAGCACCGGGGAGCCGGGCACCAGGTCGCCCGGGTCGCTCTGCTCGACCAGCTCGAGGATGCGCGGGTCGGCGATGAAGCCGCACTTGACCACCTCACCGAGGCCCGCCACCAGCTCCGCGCGCGGCAGCGTCTCCAGCAGGCGCAGGTCGCACAGCACCCCGGCGGGCTCGTGGAAGGCGCCCACC
The window above is part of the Nocardioides campestrisoli genome. Proteins encoded here:
- the aroB gene encoding 3-dehydroquinate synthase, with translation MTVTPDQTVLHVGGAAPYDVVVGHDLADRLPEILGDQVQRVALLYAGQLGALAQPVADALAPHYDVLALGLPDGEATKTIEVAADCWEALGEAGFTRSDAVVTLGGGATTDLGGFVAATWLRGVRVVHVPTTVLGMVDAAVGGKTGINTGAGKNLVGAFHEPAGVLCDLRLLETLPRAELVAGLGEVVKCGFIADPRILELVEQSDPGDLVPGSPVLRELVERAIRVKIDVVVDDLRETGGSGGHPGREVLNYGHTMAHAIERASQYSVRHGEAVAIGSVFVAEVARLAGILPAAVVDRHREVLTRVGLPVTWSGAGFEELRAAMAVDKKSRGSQLRLVVLEDVARPRVLAGPEEEHLRAAYELMTGTAS
- a CDS encoding glycosyltransferase family 2 protein, with product MTAPLFSIVTPVYAPPLDVLRETIESVLAQEHQDWEWILVDDCSPDPAVLELLREHAERDERFVVVARETNGHIVAASNDAIDRARGEFLVLLDHDDLLTPDALRRNAEEIAARADVDYLYSDEDKVDDTGRHYDAFHKPDWSPERLRGQMYTSHLSVMRTSLVREVGGFREGYDGSQDHDLALRVTEQARTIVHIPEILYHWRVVPGSAAADANAKPYAWIAGRQAVQDHVDRLGLEAEVDFGPHPGHYRLDRRLDPETRVSLVIPTIGKGGLVWGVHMIYVLEAVRTVIERTQHDNLEIVVVYDPPTPEPVLDELRRIAGDKLVLVPFTEPFNYSRKMNLGVLHATGDHLVLLNDDVSVRSDRWLEDLVGPLSEPDVGMTGAKLFFSSGTIQHAGHAYHGGHYVHPYLGAAGESPGRFGDLVINREASGVTAACAAMRRDTYLAVGGFTETLPLNFNDVDLCYKVRHHGQRIVWVASSELFHFESRTRQRVVEPWEKTTAVARWGKPVNDVYLPGLPAYVH
- the nusB gene encoding transcription antitermination factor NusB → MSARSKARKRALDVLYASEMRSESPVAALERAVEQGEGPTNDYTSVLVHGVWENRERIDEVLRRYAEGWTLERMPAVDRNVLRLGVYEVLFVDDVPDAVAVSEAMALVRDLSTDDSPSFVNGVLGNIVRHKDALD
- the efp gene encoding elongation factor P; its protein translation is MATTNDLKNGMVLNIDGQLWSVVEFQHVKPGKGPAFVRTKLKNVESGKSVDKTFNAGTKVETANVDKRTMQYLYNDGTSYVFMDTQSYEQLEVPPEVVGDAKNFMLENQDAIVATNDGRVLYIELPASVELLIAETEPGLQGDRSTGGTKPATLETGHVIQVPLFITSGEKVKVDTRDSSYLGRVKS
- a CDS encoding type II 3-dehydroquinate dehydratase, which gives rise to MPRQVLVLNGPNLGRLGRRQPEIYGTTTHAELADLCRSWGAELGLAVEVRQTNHEGELLDWLNQAADDRVPVVLNAAAWTHYSLALYDACAQLEAPLVEVHISDPKSRPEAFRHTSFVEPHAAATVAGRGVEGYRDALAWLAAHA